A segment of the Candidatus Methanomethylicota archaeon genome:
TTATTATCAGATGCTAGTAATGGTTATAGTAGTGAGCGGCGTAGCTTACTTTATCAAACGCAGTCCTTTTGGATATGCCTTATTTGCAATAAAGGACGATGAAGATGCTGCGGAAGCTGTTGGAATCAAAACATTTCTTCATAAGGTCGTAATACTCTCGCTAAGCGGCTTCTTTCTTGGAATAATAGGAGGCTTATATGCTGAATTTTTAACATACATCGACCCCTATGTAGCTTTTGCCGACATACCATTACTAGTCGCAATACTTTCAGCAATAATGGGTGGCTTAGGCGAAGTTTCTGGTCCGATACTCGGCGCCTTAATTTATGTGCCAATAATGGAGTATCTCTGGATATCCTTCCCCTATGTTTACTTAATCATTCTTGGATTTTCATTAGTATTAATAATCCGTTTCATACCAGATGGAATTCTTTCCTACATACCAAAAATACAACAAGTTTTCAGTTACTTTAAAAGTAAAACGTAAAGATTCTTTTTTAAAGCATTGTGAAAAGGAACTATCTTACAACTTATTAATTTTAATTAAATTAATACTGAATAATATATTTTAACATAAAAATATATTAGGAAATCTCTCGGAATACCCCTTCCTTTTTATTCATGAATAGTATTTACACTTTATATGAAGGGGGATTGTGGTATCACGATTAAGCCTGTGCTCACGATTATCTGCAGTTATATGTGAAGTTGAATTAATTGAATTTCATTTGAATTGTCAAGTGTTGTTGATATGTTTCTTTTCTTTGCTAGATTTATTGCTGCTAACAAACCAAGCCTATAGCTATCGATCCCAAAACCTGAAATTACGCCAACTGCTATGTCAGAAATCACGGATCTCCTTCTGAATTTTTCCCTTTTATATATGTTAGTGATGTGGACCTCCACTGTCGGTTTATTGACTGCTAATATTGCATCTCTAATTGCAATACTATAGTGAGTGAAAGCAGCTGGATTTATTAAAATTGCATCAGCCCAGTCCTTTGCATTCTGAATTTTTGTCACTATCTCTGATTCTGAGTTGGATTGAAAAATCTCTATTTCTACATCTGCTTGTGACGCTATTTCACGGAGCATTTTGTTTACATCCTCAAGAGTAAAACTTCCATAAAGATGTGTTTCTCTAATTCCAAGTAAATTTAAATTCGGACCATGAATTACTAAAATCTTTACTTTTCCAGAGTGTTCATCCATTTTTGATCATTTTGTTAATAAGAAGGATTGCTATAAAATTTTTGCGATTAAGTAAAGCTACGAGTAGGGAGGATAAGTTGTGTCTTAGGAAGTTTGGAAAGTAAGAACATCAAATATGGATTACTTCATTTAATGGATAGTAGAGAGCCTTTAAGCATACGAAGAAAATGGTTACGGGAGGTAAACAGTTTAAAGGTTGTATTCGAGTATTCATGTACTGTATTAGTCTATTTTCTTTACCATAAAAATGGTTGAGAAACTTAACGTAACTAATAACTACCAATAAAATTATGAATTATGAGTTAACCTTTTATAACCACATACTTCAAGATAATGCTTTATACCTTTTTCTAAACTGTATTGTGGATGGAAATTAAGTTCCTTACGTGCTCTTTCTATATTTAGGGGACCGCGTGT
Coding sequences within it:
- a CDS encoding branched-chain amino acid ABC transporter permease, with product MVDHISKYFTSVNVKQISIFLLVIFMLVLPHFASPYFVSFFALLFMYIAISQCWNIFSGYTGYWSMGHQVFLGVGAYTMAILVTKFNYYDYFVLPICGVMAILTAILFAITSLRLRGSYFTIYSIAFAEIFKIIALNLDWLTGGGQGILLPPVYKLYDFYYQMLVMVIVVSGVAYFIKRSPFGYALFAIKDDEDAAEAVGIKTFLHKVVILSLSGFFLGIIGGLYAEFLTYIDPYVAFADIPLLVAILSAIMGGLGEVSGPILGALIYVPIMEYLWISFPYVYLIILGFSLVLIIRFIPDGILSYIPKIQQVFSYFKSKT
- the aroQ gene encoding type II 3-dehydroquinate dehydratase, with translation MDEHSGKVKILVIHGPNLNLLGIRETHLYGSFTLEDVNKMLREIASQADVEIEIFQSNSESEIVTKIQNAKDWADAILINPAAFTHYSIAIRDAILAVNKPTVEVHITNIYKREKFRRRSVISDIAVGVISGFGIDSYRLGLLAAINLAKKRNISTTLDNSNEIQLIQLHI